One Perognathus longimembris pacificus isolate PPM17 chromosome 13, ASM2315922v1, whole genome shotgun sequence genomic window, TGCCTTGAAGATAAAACCAAATAGGAGACCATGTCCTGATGCACAAATACCTGGGATGCAAATGGGCAAGGACAGGCATTTGAACCACATTCAAGCAGCAAAATGATCTTAGAAAACCCTCGGGAGAGCACTCTGAAAACATAGAATATTGTGCTTTGTTCTACTTCAACGTTGCAAACAACCTCCAGCCCTACATAGAGTGAGAACTCCACTAGATCCCTGCTGGAAAGGCCCTGACAGTCAAAAACtttctaagagagagagagagaaagaaaggcgtGTCTAAGCTTCCCCAGTGCAAACTGATTGCTTTCACAAGGAGCCAGGAAAACTCCAGTGTCCTTGACTGTAACAGCCTCAGTTGTGATGGGCAGTGATGGTTCAAAGATTTCTTATCTAATTGATGGCACAGCTCTGGCTTACCAGAATTCTATCACGGCTGCTTATTCCCATGACAAATCTGAGGATCTCTTGGACCAGGCCTCCACTCTTTCTGTCTCCAAATCATCATTACCCTTCATAACCCACACATagcttgagccagagcacccACCAGCCCAGGCACAGTTCGGTTTGTAGATTATCCGTTAGATTTGCAATGGGTTTCCATCATTCATTCAGCAGTTGTCTGTTGtgatgggtgtgtgtgcacatgcatgctggcactaaggtttgaactcagggcctcatgttcttgcttggctttttcttttctcaatgaaggtgctctactacttgagccacaccaccacttttgACTTAATGACTAGTTACCTGGAGATAACTCTTGTAGATTTGtaggccgggctggctttgaactgtgatcctcagatctcagcctcctgagtcactagaattacagacgtgagcctccACTACCCAGCTTGCAGCTgtctttattaaaatattctgtgtgcaattcttttgaagagtcaAAAAAGAAGGCAACATGAATTTCCCTCAAGGAATCTATAACCCTAGAAAAGCAGATGTGAGTGAGTCACACACAGGTGGATTTTAGAATTGAAAACAATTATTGCCTCAGGGATGGCATCAAATATTATGAGTCTAAATCCAGCTATTTATAAGAGGTCAGCTAACCTACACACAAATTTATAAGCGTCATATATGCATAAAGAAACGTTATTTTGCTGAAGTTTCTAACGTATGGCTATTTCTTCCCctacattatttttatatattgcaCACACTGTGGCAAAATTATCATCATGCATAAATGTCATTAAATTCTGCTCACTCTCCACTTTGGGTTAATTTGTTTTATAGATGAGGGGTTATTCTGATTTTGTccagaagacagaaaacaaattgTCTTCTTATAATAACTCCTTATGCTTTTTCTCTGTCAGCTCTGTTCCAACCGAAGTAGATGGAGGTGCTGTTCAGAATTTACCCCTACATAGAGCACTGAATTGCacaatctgaaaaacaaaataaaacaacaaaaaaatcctcaaaatcaAGGACTTCCCCTCTCTCTTGGGCCAATCTCCAAACAGCCACTTCCTGCTTCCCTTAGAGTCCcagaacaattaattctcatttaTTGAGTGACTTTTAAGTGCCAGGCatttcagatgaagaaattgaagtTGGACCCCAGGTCTGTATGACCCCCAAAGAATTTTCTTCCAATTGTGCTATGCTACACTGAATCAAAGATCATAATGAAAACCTGTCCTTTGAGCACAGTCCTAGTAGTGACCGTGAGAGTCATAGCTGGGCAAGCATTTAGGTTTCTTCCTCCGTTTGACCCAGCATTGGTCGAAAGGAGTGCAGCCGAAACTGTAACTAAAAGAGGCATTATGCTTCCAGAAAGGTCTCAAGGAAAAGTATTGCAAGCCACAGTAGTGGTCCCGGGATTGAGCTCCAAAGGAAAGGATAAAGAGATTCAGCCAGTTAGTGTGAATGTGGGTGATAATGTTTGTTTCCCAGAATATGGAGGCACCAAAGTAGTTCTAGATGACAAAGATTATTTCTTATTTAGGGATGGTGACATTCTTGGGACATATGTAGAGTGAGTACATCACTGAAATGGCATCATGTGAAGCTTCCCATTCCACAGTAGTTCTGAGATTGTTCATCATGTAAATAATTTCTGTATCTCCCTTTTATAACTAACTGATGGTAACTAAACTAATGATTTCCATTGtctctaaaatttaatttcactCTTCTGGTATAAACATTTccaaataaaacatgtaaatgaaaaaaagatgtcCTTTTGTCCATTAATTACCACCACAACATaaccccaaacaaacacaaaaagcctCTAAATACCATGGGCTATTAAAAAATTCATCTTCATTCACCTAGATCTCTCACATTGTTAATGCCTtcattttcctgtctttctcATATCTGAGAGGTGACAGTAGGgtagaaaggggaaggaaaagaagataccCATCAGAGCTATCTCCATTGTGAAATATCTCCTACACTCAAGTCCTGTGGTGATTGATTGGTGATGAGCTGGTTTTACTACCTGCCCCATTGTTCAGCCCTCTCATCCTTCTCAGTGTGTCACCCCACCTTACCCACCTTAGAGATTCCTGTTTTGCTATGATCTGAAGACTGGGGTATGTGGGTGCAGATTGTAGGTCGAGGCCCCAGGGTAATCTCTTCATGAGTAGAAACTCATGTGTGTACTTCCCTTTCTACTCATGTACTCCTGTGCTGCCCTTGCTGGTGACCCAGACATGGCCTTCATACTGAAGTTGAAAGAGAAATCTTTTCAGCCAGACTTGATGAATCTGATTATTTCCTGGGAAGTCCATGTCCTGAGTGGTTCACATAGAGAGAGAACACTGTACTTTCAGGCTAAAGCTGACCCTTCCAAGTATCACAGAATAGATGAAGCCATCCAGATACAAAGAATGCCAATGAATGACCGAACTGTGACAACTTGGTATCTCATGGGGTCTGTAAGACTTGATATCTCATGGGGTCTGTAAGGGTGATGGTCTctaaatattttggaaaatgttttcgtttcttgttctttctttcttctcctaccCTACCACCCCCattactgatgtttgaactctgggtcttgtagTCACTCTACCACAAAAGACATGTTCCCATTCAGGGTTTTTTTACTTTTGCTTCCTCCAAATCTTGGGATGACTAAGAATGATCGGGaatataaattaattacttaataATTATTAAAGACTCAAAGGGGGCATCTAGTTAATTGTAGGTTGAAATATGAGCCTGCTCTGGTGTGATGCAGCTGCCTCCGTCAGCTTATCCACCCCTGGACACCTAGGAAAGCTGTCTCTATCCAGAGGTGTGATTGCTCCCTTGTGcttgcagagacaggaagatgcCGCTTGATTACCGGTTCACTTCTAGAATGTCACTTCTTGGGTTCTATTTTGTTCAAAAAGTTCTAGAATCACTCTGGGTCACTTTTCTGGGCTCAGAAAGTAAGAATTGCCAGGGGATGACAGGGATCTAATCATGTTTCAAATATAATTGAATGTGGCCAAGAGAATGAGGTTTCAATTTGAATTTATAACAAATCAGATTAAAAATAGCTAAGAATATTAATGCTTAATCATTGTTGAGTATCTACAGTTTCTGTTTGGAGTAatatttaattttggaaataatttttattatgcatgcattatataaacataaagtaaaaaataaaacacatgattAATTCATCCAACCTCCAGCTGCTCTTTTCTAGGTGAATGACAAAATAAGGAATACAAATCACAATAGTATAATTTCTCCCTCTATTGCCTCTATTATTCCCTtcgtttctccttccttccttccttccttccttccttccttccttcctccctcccttcctccctccctccctccctccctccctctgtctctgtctctgtctctgtctctgtctctctctctctctctctctctctctctctctctctctctctctctctctctctctctctgtctctctgtctttatggtcctggggcttgaactcagggtctgaactttgatgctcaaggctagtgttctaacaattgagctacagctccacttttgagtagtttattgtagataagagtctcacagactttactatctgagctggctttgaaccactatcctcagatctgaatctcctgaatagctaggattataaggcatgaaccaccagcacccagcttccctcTATTTTTAACTTATTAGTTACCAAAATGACTATATTCTATTTGGGGAAGCAAGCCATCCTGCATAAGAAGTTAAATGACAATTCAGAGCAGGAATAACTTCCCTTTCAGATGAAAACTAAAACCCATCTACTTGCAGCTATTATACAACTTCTCAGCTTGGAATGGAGAAGTTAGTGGAGGAGGCTCTGAGCTGATGAAATAGAGTCAAGTGATTCTGgcattaaaatggaaatttattgggctggggaggtagctcagtggtagagtgcttgccttcctgcCCAAAACTGTACAGGGCCTGGGTCAGCCCCCAGCACTGCAAACCCCAAGCCCCAAACCCTCCTGAAGTTTGTTGATAACTATATCCTCATTCATGCCCTAATGATTCTTATTTTATAAACATCTCTAACTAATTCAACTTATACCATTTCTGTGCTAGTAAATCAAAGGCAAAAACTAAGAGTGGAGGAAAAAAGGCTACCATGGATATCAGCAACTAACTTTTTGAACCAAGGTaggtaataaataaaatttagactTTCTGATGGTAACAGGGCTTGACATTAATAGTGAGGCGACAGATGTGACAGAAAGCTATAAAACTCTGTGCCTTGGGTAGGTCTAAATAGTCCCACTGAGCTCAATGACCCTGAAGGCTTCATTGTATTATGGTGCATTATAGTAATTGATGTATTTCTCCTGAGCCTGATAGCTCTCCTCAACAATGACCCTGGGGCCTGCAGAAAAGATTAAATTATGCTCAGTGGATGCTGTTTAAGAAAGTACCTAGGTGCATTGCATTTTTTCCTGAAACTATTTTAGAAAGACATCTATCCTAATGTTCACTGCAGTGACATTGTCatagaaagaatattttttttgccaaaaagagaactacagtggaagaaaaaaagcaaaccttGAAAGCCATTTGGCAAAGCAAAGGTTTAGAGATTGCTCCTTGGTTTGCCCAACATGCTTGGTTAGCTACAGGACCCATTATCCACTTGAGAATTGAGAAATCTCTCAGTTGCAACCACAACAAATGATATTGAAGGATATTGTCCAAAATGGTAGCCACAGCTTCATATGAAATAAAGAATTCAGAGCTTCAATTGGACCATCTTTCTTTCAAGTACTCTCTACCCACTGGTAACTAATGACTACCATATTGGACAGTACAGATATAATAGTTTCACCATTGCAGAACATTTTTTTGGGACTTCTTACCCTAGAAAATCAAGAGGGGATAAGATTCCTGTAGGCTAGAGTAGTACACGTGAAGCTTAAAGCAATTATTAATATATGCCTTTCAGTAttcgttttttgttgtttggctgAATGCATTTGAATATTTGGGTGTAGTTCTCTTAGAATCATGGAAAAATCCTGTGTCTTGATACTTGCTTCCtgaatataatattttttcaGAGTTTAGGGGTAGCCGGAAAAGTTATTTGAAATGTAG contains:
- the LOC125361881 gene encoding 10 kDa heat shock protein, mitochondrial-like, which produces MKTCPLSTVLVVTVRVIAGQAFRFLPPFDPALVERSAAETVTKRGIMLPERSQGKVLQATVVVPGLSSKGKDKEIQPVSVNVGDNVCFPEYGGTKVVLDDKDYFLFRDGDILGTYVE